The Archocentrus centrarchus isolate MPI-CPG fArcCen1 chromosome 3, fArcCen1, whole genome shotgun sequence sequence AACAGATAGTCGTCATCTCATGGTCTGCTTTGAGTCTGGATGTTGATCCTCAAACGGTtggtatctatctatcttaatgtgtctgaataaaaacaaaaatcatggGATGCAAACATGTCCTCGTGTTTCTATTGTTCCTCTAATCCTGTCATTTTCTAACAAACCCAGATCCTCACCTACTACTATCCTGTAAAAAGTGTTGACATTCATCCCATGTATGAAGGTCGGGCATCGCCGGATGTTGACGTCCTTCAGGGAAAGGCTAACCTGAAGCTTTCCTCCCTCAAACTAGCTGACAACAAAACTTATGAGTGTCACATTCAGATCCCAGGTGACAGCACTGGCAAGCCAGTTGCCACCACACGCGTGATGGTCCTAGGTaatatgctattttttttttcaaataaattttCCTCTGTTATTAGTTGTTTCTATTGTTCCATTCCACATATTATTTGATATTACACTTTAATGTTTAGCTTTGATATGTTCTCTAATATGTATAAGCTGATTATTCGCAGTACAACAAACTATCAAACAGATTGTATCTGCATGTTTCAGCACATAACCACActatgtttttaaatttgtcttCATTTAGTGGCTCCCTCTCCACCCATCTGTAAGATCCAGGGAGCAGCGGAGCACGGCCAGAATATCACCTTGTCCTGTGTGTCTGAGGAAGGTTCTCCAGCACCCACTTATAAGTGGGATCGCCGTAATTTACAGAACATATCTGTTCCTCAAGACCCCAAAACCACTGACAGTAAGAACCAGTGACACATTGATCCTGGAATAATATGTCAAATATCAATGCATAAAGTTTCACTAATCTTTGCTAACAAGAACAACTGTGACCATGATCAGAGTGATGCTACACTTGGTGTACAAGTGGGCTTAACTTTGCTCACATGGTCACTGTTGGGTGTTTAATATTGAACCACGTGCTGCTGGTTGGTGCTCCCAAATCCCAGGACTTTGACTTGGACAAAAACATATAACCCACTCTACTACTTGAACCACAGCCAGCTCTCTCTTGATGTTCCTATATAACATTTTAGAGTGTTTtctaacatttatttattgaagaCTAACTTGAAAGTGAGCAAGATGTGTAAAATGGAGGACATTTTATAGATAAGTAACAATAAGAATGTCAGGATTGTCTCAGGCATAGCTGGTTTTTGTCAACATTGTGAATGTAGTAACTCGAGAATGATGTGACCTaagattttcaaattgataccaTACATGTGTCTACAACAAATTTGAATTTTGGTgcccttgacctcaaggtcaggGCTCAAGTTTACTGAAAGTCTTGTGAACGCAATAGCACGAGAAGGCCacgtaggatttttttttttttttaaactatgtcACAGGTGCGTTTATTCAGGAAGGAAATCTCATTGAAGTATAATCACTACTTCCAGGGGATCTGTGCTacctaaagattctactgccaggaggctgaggggtagcaGTGGCAGCCTGCAGTATTTTTAATCTCTGATGCAGTTTGGCCTCACTTATGGGGCAATACTTACATATTTGTGATGAGATAAAATCAAGCTCTGTTTTAATGTGTAGAAGTAGTGTTTCAGTGAGTCCATACTGAGTGAcaatttattcttttatttttttttagtatgtgACTAATTCTTTGTCTTTCAGAGGGAGGCATCCTTTCCCTGTATGATATCTCCAGCGACACATCAGGATTCTACATCTGCACCTCAGCAAACAAGATCCACTCTGCTACCTGCAACCTCACCCTCTCAGTTATGCCGTCTAAGATGAAAACTTCTTTAGACTGACTTTTccaatttttcttttcaataaaTATATCTTTACAGATATATAATAATACCATTTTTGCACATGTGTCATGTTTGCCtgtgaattgtgtgtgtgtgactttacTGTTGTTTTCTCTGGTTAAGCCACATTCTGAAGTGTTTCATGCTTGAAACACTAACACCGAGACAAaacatttcagcctcatcttcactcaaacattcacatcatctccaagatccagacatttttccatcagtgagcttttacAACACGAAGCGATGATCGAacattgatcactgatcaatgtgttctgtgtctaaagcttcatacagatcagtgtgatgtaacagtgatgctacagtacagtaaatgtttcagaggaactgactgacagtctgacagctgcaacTGCGCTCATTATAtatccgtgacatcatcgctgtctccgtccttacagcctgttggcgagtgaacgactgtaaaagcttcatgttacatacaaaaataacaaactaacatctaactgggatttcagtgcttgtagaaacataaacgtctgcagatgaattcgctcctctgatcgCTTTACAGCGAATTCATGagtgaggaaatgaagaggtgtgtcagacaggtggttcaggtgctgcaagaggggaggagtcagagagacactcagagtttgttggataaaacctgccagtgagcaggttaggttcacagagtgtTACCTCGAttactgactcagagttggagttagctctctttctggaactgaaaacccgagtttccctcattttaggcttaacaaacccagagttgttaGCTGGCTTAGTGGGTCATCGCATCAGTGGACACACTTTCCCAAGTTTTTATGGGATTCATAGGATGAGATTGTACATTTTCCTtcaacaggataatgacccacaacacagctaaaaacacaCAGGAGTGGCTCAGAGCAAAACACCCTTTGAGAAGGcacacttcaaacctgagacagctggagcgAATGATCCAAAAATACCTGTCGACAGGTGTAGAAGTCTCATTGAGAGTGATTGCCGTGATTTAAAAAgttgtgcaacaaaatattatGTTAAAGAgacaatttttcattttctttattcctCACTTTTAATCTGCTTGTGCTGCCAGTATTCCCGTCCCTCATTTAGTTTCACTTTTATCTCTTCttaaatcttttatttgctgtttgtttacCATTTTGTCTTGTGAAGCCCTTagtaacttttttttggaaagacCACAAGTCTATTTCACCAAATCTACATGCCTTTACGTGGCATACCACTAGCCTCCTTAGTGACAGGGTGGTGAGCTATGCCTGATGTACTCTTAGCTCACTCTGCTGGTGATCGTGTTTTTAGCATCCAGACACGCCCACACACCAAGACACGCCCACTGTTTAGGATGCGGACTGTGAGGCTATGACTTCTTCACCAAATTCCAGTTAAAGGATTCACATGTATACTTAGTCTTTGTGTGCGACATTAACAATTATTAAAATATCTAATTAATAACTAAATTAAGCAAAAGCAGCGCCTGAATCACGTTTGGGAGTTTGAAGGGGGAGAGGATGTGGActgaaagacacaaaaacaaacactgaccgCTCTGGAGTTATAGGATGACATTAAATGAATAAGGCAGTATCTCTGATTCTGAAACACTAGATGGCAACACGGAACCTCCCAAACAACTAAGTTGATCAGCTGAACCACAATGAGCTGCACTATCCTTAGTTACAGTGATGCTGATGATTTAACTGGGGCTGGGAGAGGCTGGCTTATTCCCAACTGGAACTTtcgtgttattattattttatgtattatgtattttttttctaacagaCTTCACATTTCCGCTTACCTCCATCAACGCTGCCACTCTTATATATACCGCCACTCACTGTTGCGGATGCTGGAAGATGCTCCTCGGAATACGGTCACATTTGGACTTCAGAAATTTCAACAGGTCACTGGTGAAAAATCTGCCCTCGATCACATTTGACAAgcctctgcttttattttagcatattTTACTCCACTATGTCAAACTgggttaaatatttttttttaaaaacaaaacattgaacTATGATATGGTAATGTTAGAATAACTCTCAAAACGTTTCAAAATGTTATTATACAAATGTTATTATACAAATGTTATAGCCTACATACTGAATGGAGTTTGGCAATTTGTAGTCGGTAGGATGGTAGAATAAAATGCCTTATAAATAGCCTAAATTTATTGCTTGCATtgaatttaatgtaatttaataaGTATAGACTTAAATAAAGACCTTCGTGGCTAAAATGTTCCATATATCATCCTGAATTAAATATAGACATAAAGAAATactacagaaaaatatttcagcGGATTTGCGCATCTATGTTG is a genomic window containing:
- the LOC115778192 gene encoding cell surface A33 antigen-like; its protein translation is MGFAMEERISSLMLLCLVLSGVGAIEVTIPQSLYEFAGGDNMILPCSFTPKNPTGPKQIVVISWSALSLDVDPQTILTYYYPVKSVDIHPMYEGRASPDVDVLQGKANLKLSSLKLADNKTYECHIQIPGDSTGKPVATTRVMVLVAPSPPICKIQGAAEHGQNITLSCVSEEGSPAPTYKWDRRNLQNISVPQDPKTTDKGGILSLYDISSDTSGFYICTSANKIHSATCNLTLSVMPSKMKTSLD